A genomic segment from bacterium encodes:
- a CDS encoding virulence RhuM family protein, which produces MSKNKLTIRNSTAEFLIFTSQAGENGIEVRIEDENLWLTQKLIAKLFNVHVATINEHLKNIYKSGELKRTATIRKFLIVQTEGKRQVSRNVDFYNLDAIISVGYRVNSIRATQFRQWATKVLKEFAIKGFVLDKKRLENGSYFNENYFEELLSEIREIRLSERKFYQKITDIYATSLDYDKDAKTTKEFFAKVQNKLHYGIHGHTAAELIYKRADSNQDKMGLTSWKNSPDGKILKTDVTVAKNYLTKEELESLGRIVNAYLDLAEERAKRQIPMTMEDWAKRLDLFLEYDDRAVLKDAGKITAEIAKNKAESEFEKYRITQDRLFESDFDREIKKMLKENK; this is translated from the coding sequence ATGTCTAAAAACAAATTAACCATAAGAAACAGCACAGCAGAATTTTTGATATTTACATCCCAAGCCGGAGAAAATGGCATAGAAGTCCGTATTGAAGATGAAAATCTCTGGCTTACTCAAAAACTTATTGCAAAACTGTTTAATGTTCATGTTGCAACAATTAATGAACATCTTAAAAATATTTATAAAAGCGGCGAACTTAAAAGAACGGCAACTATTAGGAAATTCCTAATAGTTCAAACCGAAGGTAAACGCCAAGTATCAAGAAATGTGGACTTTTACAATCTCGATGCCATTATTTCAGTCGGTTATAGAGTAAATTCCATAAGGGCAACTCAATTCAGACAATGGGCTACAAAGGTATTAAAGGAGTTTGCTATAAAAGGCTTTGTGCTTGACAAAAAACGACTTGAAAACGGTTCTTATTTTAATGAAAACTATTTCGAAGAGCTACTGTCCGAAATAAGAGAAATACGCCTTTCCGAGCGTAAATTTTATCAAAAAATCACTGATATTTATGCAACAAGTCTTGATTATGATAAAGATGCAAAAACGACAAAAGAGTTTTTTGCAAAAGTCCAAAATAAACTACACTACGGTATTCACGGACACACTGCAGCAGAACTTATTTACAAACGAGCCGACAGCAATCAAGATAAAATGGGCTTAACAAGTTGGAAAAATTCTCCTGACGGTAAAATTTTAAAAACCGATGTTACTGTTGCCAAAAACTATCTGACAAAAGAGGAATTAGAATCACTAGGTAGGATTGTGAATGCTTATTTGGACCTTGCTGAAGAACGAGCTAAAAGACAAATACCAATGACTATGGAAGACTGGGCAAAACGCCTTGACCTCTTTTTAGAGTATGATGATAGAGCTGTCTTAAAAGATGCCGGTAAAATAACGGCTGAAATTGCTAAAAATAAAGCCGAAAGTGAATTTGAAAAATACCGTATAACACAAGACAGACTT